The following proteins are encoded in a genomic region of Spirosoma sp. SC4-14:
- a CDS encoding M13 family metallopeptidase, with translation MKQLIYFSLALFVTGACTRVSMPNAKRVVITGIDASKKPGDDFFAYANGIWNDTVRIPPSQTGVGAYSFMNYPQRIRLQGILDSVSIGKNPAGSIEQQVGDFYASGMDTLAINKRGYEPIKPLLARIDAVTDVPSLLKLVTDEQKAGNGSIIGFYVGPDNRKSTVNIAQFSQTGIGLPERGYYVKTDSSTLVIQKAYRTYLTRLFELIGTEASTAGRNAEIAYDIEKQLATAHKTNIERRDVKANYNKLAVADLAQKQPTLRWTTLLSDLGVTVDSVNVAQPAYYDKLNALLTSVPIQDWKVYLKAHALTNYANFLSQPFVDASFAYAKILTGQAVKQTRAEEMTQAVDRSLGDALAQLYVKKYFPESARKRMAVLVDNLKKAFEARINRLDWMSDSTKAKAKEKLYAFSQKIGYPDKWRDYSQVSIKRDAYFENRLATAKNDYRNSLAKVGKPVDRTEWHTTPPTVTAYNNPPLNEIVFPAGILQPPYFDVNADDALNYGGIGMVIGHEITHSFDDQGAQFDKYGNVTNWWTKTDYAKFRAKTQQVIDQYNRFTVLDSVHVKGALTVGENTADIAGVAIAYDAFKLTEQGRATPGNNDQKLDGFTPDQRFFISIARIWRVKTRDAYMGMYVNTNPHSPAKWRVNGPLMNFTPFYNAFNVQPGDKMYKPEKDRITVW, from the coding sequence ATGAAACAACTCATCTATTTCTCGCTGGCCCTGTTCGTGACAGGAGCCTGTACGCGAGTTTCTATGCCAAATGCCAAACGGGTAGTCATAACGGGAATCGACGCTTCTAAAAAGCCAGGAGATGATTTCTTTGCCTACGCAAACGGCATCTGGAACGATACCGTCCGCATACCGCCCAGCCAAACGGGCGTGGGGGCTTATTCCTTTATGAATTATCCGCAACGCATACGGTTGCAGGGAATTCTGGACAGCGTTTCGATCGGTAAGAACCCGGCAGGGAGTATTGAACAACAGGTGGGCGATTTTTACGCTTCCGGCATGGACACCCTCGCTATTAACAAACGCGGTTATGAACCCATTAAGCCGCTGCTCGCCCGCATCGATGCCGTAACCGATGTGCCTTCGTTGCTGAAGCTGGTAACCGACGAACAAAAAGCAGGGAATGGTTCCATCATTGGTTTTTATGTAGGACCCGATAACCGAAAGAGTACGGTCAATATTGCCCAGTTTAGCCAGACCGGAATCGGGCTGCCAGAACGGGGGTATTATGTTAAAACCGATTCGTCGACCCTCGTCATTCAAAAAGCCTACCGAACCTACCTCACCCGCCTGTTTGAATTGATTGGTACGGAGGCATCGACTGCCGGGAGAAACGCAGAAATTGCCTATGACATTGAAAAGCAACTGGCCACCGCTCATAAAACGAATATCGAACGCCGGGATGTGAAGGCGAACTATAATAAACTGGCCGTTGCCGATCTTGCCCAAAAACAGCCTACCCTACGCTGGACAACGTTATTGAGCGATTTAGGGGTAACAGTTGATTCGGTCAATGTAGCCCAACCGGCTTATTATGACAAACTGAATGCGTTGTTGACATCGGTCCCTATTCAGGATTGGAAAGTTTATTTAAAAGCCCATGCATTAACCAACTATGCCAATTTCTTAAGTCAGCCATTTGTAGATGCCTCGTTTGCCTACGCTAAAATTCTGACTGGCCAGGCGGTTAAGCAAACACGTGCCGAAGAAATGACGCAGGCGGTCGATCGGTCGCTTGGCGATGCCCTGGCCCAACTGTATGTGAAAAAATATTTTCCGGAATCGGCCAGAAAACGGATGGCTGTGCTGGTCGATAACCTCAAAAAAGCCTTTGAAGCCCGCATCAACCGCCTGGACTGGATGAGCGATTCTACCAAAGCAAAGGCGAAGGAAAAACTCTACGCTTTTTCGCAGAAAATTGGTTATCCCGATAAATGGCGCGACTACTCGCAGGTGTCCATCAAACGAGACGCTTATTTTGAAAACCGGCTGGCGACAGCTAAAAATGATTACCGCAATAGCCTCGCTAAAGTAGGAAAGCCCGTCGACCGAACGGAATGGCACACGACCCCGCCCACGGTAACGGCATATAACAATCCTCCACTCAATGAAATTGTTTTTCCGGCCGGAATTTTACAGCCGCCCTATTTCGACGTAAATGCCGACGATGCATTGAACTATGGTGGCATCGGTATGGTGATTGGTCACGAAATTACGCATTCGTTCGACGATCAGGGCGCACAATTCGATAAATATGGTAACGTAACCAACTGGTGGACCAAAACGGACTACGCCAAATTCAGAGCGAAAACCCAGCAGGTGATTGACCAATACAATCGGTTTACGGTGCTGGATTCGGTGCACGTAAAAGGAGCCTTAACCGTGGGCGAAAACACCGCCGATATTGCTGGAGTTGCCATTGCCTATGATGCCTTTAAACTGACCGAACAGGGACGAGCCACACCTGGCAACAACGATCAAAAATTGGACGGTTTTACGCCCGACCAACGGTTTTTCATTTCAATAGCCCGGATCTGGCGCGTAAAAACCAGGGATGCGTATATGGGCATGTATGTAAACACCAATCCGCACTCACCGGCCAAATGGCGCGTAAATGGACCGCTGATGAACTTCACGCCTTTTTATAATGCCTTTAATGTACAACCTGGGGATAAAATGTATAAACCCGAAAAAGACAGAATAACTGTTTGGTAA
- a CDS encoding helix-turn-helix domain-containing protein: protein MDTLRRFETISEYNDFNNNETLHPLVSVVDLSKASPRQGSRMYFGFYAIFLKDVKCGDLAYGRHTYDYQEGTLVFMAPGQVAGVNSNGETYQPKGYVLVFHPDLIHGTALGRHIQDYTFFGYQSYEALHLSGRERGIVMDSFEKINYELEHAIDRHSKRLIVSTIELFLNYCVRFYDRQFITRNHVHEGILERFEHLLNVYYQSDKPQTIGLPSVAYCASELNLSANYFGDLIKKETGKTAQEHIQAKVIDLAKEKIFDQRKSVSQVAYDLGFKYPQHFIRLFKQRVGQSPNEYRMLN, encoded by the coding sequence ATGGATACTTTACGCCGATTTGAGACAATAAGCGAGTACAACGATTTCAATAACAATGAAACACTACACCCGCTGGTTAGTGTCGTTGATTTATCGAAAGCGTCTCCCCGGCAGGGTTCTCGTATGTATTTCGGTTTTTACGCTATCTTCTTAAAAGATGTAAAGTGCGGTGATCTGGCGTATGGGCGACATACGTATGATTATCAGGAAGGCACCCTGGTTTTTATGGCGCCAGGTCAGGTAGCCGGTGTAAATAGTAATGGCGAAACCTATCAACCTAAAGGATACGTGCTGGTTTTTCACCCTGATTTGATTCATGGCACGGCGCTGGGCCGACATATTCAGGACTATACGTTCTTTGGCTACCAATCCTACGAAGCTCTGCATCTGTCTGGTCGGGAGCGCGGAATAGTAATGGATTCGTTTGAGAAAATTAATTATGAACTGGAGCACGCTATCGACAGGCATAGCAAACGATTGATTGTTTCCACAATCGAACTGTTTTTGAACTATTGCGTCCGTTTTTATGACCGCCAGTTTATAACCCGAAACCATGTGCATGAGGGAATTTTAGAGCGGTTTGAGCATTTGTTGAATGTGTATTATCAAAGTGATAAACCACAAACGATTGGACTTCCCTCAGTAGCTTACTGCGCCAGCGAACTGAATTTGTCGGCCAATTATTTTGGCGACCTGATCAAGAAGGAAACGGGTAAAACAGCGCAGGAACACATCCAGGCGAAGGTGATTGATCTAGCCAAAGAAAAAATATTTGATCAGCGTAAATCGGTTAGTCAAGTTGCCTATGACCTGGGTTTTAAATATCCCCAGCATTTTATTCGGCTGTTTAAACAACGGGTGGGCCAATCGCCCAATGAGTATCGAATGCTGAACTAA